The proteins below come from a single Bacteroidota bacterium genomic window:
- a CDS encoding helix-turn-helix domain-containing protein has translation MSEQPATGPLGQFLDDLSAIREKREVSLEALRNATKVYPNVIAQFEVDGLKDHPLFNSLYVRAFIRSYAEAVGIPPEEVLRAYDEALQGAYNRQLAIEYLDLPPEEIKALRAAQAEKPEPVFAVDKFEFEQEEKRKAAASKKSARPAVKKQRSTPKAAASDGRAITFVPKSSQKEGASPLANFTDDAKDAVSAFFASGKQNAFIQWGLLAGGLVLFVVVVMQLLSFQSEGPTLNDLQQAEPAATIPSESISPVAATPDSLASITAQPAAVEPPRVPAVLGDSIPVQIVAASGALDPFRIKRDTDLRRPYWLDQGDTMLVYLKNRAIIEDNLVSMQILIDGYAYPIYRTDSLARVVISRDSVQAFLDSR, from the coding sequence ATGTCTGAACAACCAGCTACAGGCCCATTAGGACAATTTCTAGATGATCTGTCCGCCATTCGGGAGAAACGCGAAGTGTCTCTTGAAGCGCTGCGCAATGCGACAAAAGTTTACCCCAATGTCATTGCGCAATTTGAAGTTGATGGATTGAAAGACCACCCCTTGTTCAATTCATTGTACGTCAGGGCCTTTATTCGAAGTTATGCCGAAGCGGTAGGGATTCCTCCCGAGGAAGTCTTACGTGCTTACGATGAAGCGTTGCAAGGCGCTTATAACAGGCAGCTTGCCATTGAGTATCTCGACCTGCCACCCGAAGAGATCAAGGCATTGCGTGCTGCGCAGGCGGAAAAGCCCGAGCCTGTGTTTGCCGTTGATAAATTCGAGTTTGAGCAAGAAGAGAAAAGAAAAGCCGCTGCTTCTAAGAAGTCGGCCAGGCCGGCCGTGAAAAAACAACGTAGCACACCAAAAGCTGCAGCCTCAGATGGTCGAGCCATTACATTTGTACCAAAATCCAGCCAAAAGGAAGGCGCTTCGCCCCTGGCTAATTTTACAGATGATGCAAAAGACGCAGTATCCGCATTCTTTGCATCAGGCAAACAAAACGCCTTCATCCAATGGGGGTTACTCGCCGGTGGTTTGGTGCTGTTTGTAGTGGTTGTCATGCAACTGCTTTCTTTTCAGTCAGAAGGTCCCACACTGAATGACTTGCAGCAGGCAGAACCTGCCGCAACCATCCCCTCAGAAAGTATTTCACCCGTAGCGGCTACGCCCGATTCGCTGGCATCGATCACTGCGCAGCCGGCGGCCGTTGAGCCTCCACGCGTACCCGCTGTATTGGGCGACTCAATACCCGTTCAGATTGTAGCAGCAAGCGGTGCATTGGACCCTTTTCGAATTAAAAGAGACACCGACTTGCGCCGGCCCTACTGGTTGGATCAAGGTGATACGATGCTGGTTTACCTGAAAAATCGCGCGATCATCGAAGACAATCTGGTGTCTATGCAGATTCTAATTGATGGGTATGCGTATCCAATTTATCGAACTGATTCGCTTGCCCGTGTTGTCATCAGCCGTGACTCAGTACAGGCCTTTCTCGATAGCAGGTAG
- a CDS encoding MerR family transcriptional regulator, which produces MPAEGIRKLYYSIGEVSQITGLEQHVLRYWETEFLELNPQKNRAGRRIYTRSDIDFISRIKQLLKEEKYTIEGARKALVQADENRGKEEALRTELLAIRNFLSDILSRL; this is translated from the coding sequence ATGCCAGCGGAAGGGATTCGCAAACTTTATTACTCCATCGGAGAGGTAAGCCAAATTACGGGCCTCGAGCAGCATGTGCTGCGGTATTGGGAAACCGAATTTCTTGAACTCAACCCTCAGAAGAACAGGGCGGGCCGAAGGATTTATACGCGATCTGATATTGATTTTATTAGCCGTATCAAACAACTCCTCAAAGAGGAAAAATACACCATTGAAGGTGCGCGTAAAGCCCTTGTGCAGGCTGATGAGAACCGGGGCAAAGAGGAGGCGTTGCGAACGGAACTTTTAGCAATTAGAAACTTTCTATCGGACATTCTGAGCAGGCTATGA